The sequence CTCCGCAATAATGCGCTTCTTACCCGAATGTTTGGCAAGTAAAGCCTGGCCGATAGTGTTGTTGATTTTGTGGGCACCGGTATGATTCAAATCTTCGCGTTTCAAAAACAGTTTGGCGCCACCTGTTTCGCGGCTCCAACGTTCGGCAAAATACAGTGGCGATGGCCGCCCTACATATTGGGCCAGTTCATAATCAAACTGGGTCTGAAAATCTTTATCGTCTTTCAAACGCCGGTAAAGAGCCTCCAGCTCGTCCAGAGCAGAAACAAGTGTTTCGGAAACAAACCTGCCACCGTAAGGGCCGAAATGGCCCAGGGCATTAGGCATCTGGCTGAAATCAATATCAGCGCCGGGGTTACTCATAAACTTCTCTCTTGGCTTCTCGTATGATTCTGTGCGTTCTTTGCTCGCCGAATGAATCTATCAATCAATGCTGCTGATTTAATGCCGGGCGCCACTTCAACGCCTCCACTGACATCGACGGCATAAGGTTTCGTTTCCAAAACTGCCTTTTCAATATTATCCGGAGTCAGTCCACCCGCAAGGATCAGGGGCTTTTCAATATTGTCTGGCAGACGATGCCAGTCAAAAGTTTCCCCTGTACCACCGTATTTGCTCTCACTCCAAGAATCAAATAATAAGCCTCTGGCGCAAGCAAAGTGTTTCGCTTCAGCTTCGATATCCAGTCCGGGCAACATGCGAATGGCTTTGATATAGGGCCTGTCAAACTGCCGACAGAACAACTCGTCTTCGTCACCATGAAACTGAAGTAGATCAAGCCCCACCCGGGATACCGTCACTTGTACCTCAGCAGGGCTTGCATTGACAAACAGCC is a genomic window of Pseudomonadales bacterium containing:
- a CDS encoding phosphoribosylanthranilate isomerase, with amino-acid sequence MNSVRVKICGITRVEDAQAALAYGADAIGLVFYDKSPRFVDIGTAQAIARVVGPFVSVVGLFVNASPAEVQVTVSRVGLDLLQFHGDEDELFCRQFDRPYIKAIRMLPGLDIEAEAKHFACARGLLFDSWSESKYGGTGETFDWHRLPDNIEKPLILAGGLTPDNIEKAVLETKPYAVDVSGGVEVAPGIKSAALIDRFIRRAKNAQNHTRSQERSL